The following nucleotide sequence is from Mytilus edulis chromosome 13, xbMytEdul2.2, whole genome shotgun sequence.
GAGttttaataataaatttataacaaattctgtaaacatactgtaaattcagcaataattgcatgcatttattattgctattttatcattttagataTGTAGGtataatattgaaaaagccatatgatattctctatttataaATAGAACAGCTCGAGATCTAATGCAAACCTTTTGTCTCATGTAATTTATGTATGTATCAACATTCCACTTATTAATTTACTTTTCCAGACAGTTTTGTACTGGGGAATACAAAAAAGATGGCATTCCAATGGGATACAAAGGATGTACATTTCACAGGTAAGTCTTATAATTGTGTAGTTGATTTTCTTGAACACAGGGAATATTGTAACATCATAAacataaaaaaggagatgtacaacatgtacaatgcaaGCCTAGGTTATACATTAATGAGCCATCAGCCTTACAACAATGTAAAGCAAAAGTAACCAAAAGATATCTGGAGAGAAAcatgccttcaacaataaacaggtGTTCATACCTATCTAATTGTAATTgtcttaatattttaatattggcTTCTTTACTGATGagtaaagttgagaatggaaatggagaatatgtcaaagagacaacaacccaaccatagagcagataacagctgaaggccaccaatgggtcttcaatgtagcgagaaactccagcaccctgaggcgttcttcagctggcccctaaataaatatgtatactagttctgtgataatggacgtcatactaaactctgaattatacacaagaaactaaaatttaaatcatacaagactaacaaaggccagaggctcctgacttggtacaagcacaAAAATGCGGCTAGGTTAagcatgttttttgagatctcaaccctcccctatacctctagccaatgtacatgatgtagaaaaaacaaacgcacaacaatatgcatagtaaaactcagtttaagagaagtctgagtctggtgtcagaataggtaacgaaagaaaataaacaaaatgacgataatacataaataacaaacgagtactagcagttactgacatgccagcaccagacctcaatttaactgattgaatgattatgtcttcatcatatgaatatcaagcacaatcctatATAAGATCATTGCAAAcagtatatattttcaaaaatataatcttTTGTAAGGAAagcttgaacatgttgaaatagaTATTGATTAACCTAATTTTAATCTTTTCATGTTTCTTCCCCTTATTTCTTTAGAGTGATAAAAGATTTCATGGTGCAAGGAGGCGATTTTGTAAATGTAAGTATACATATGTACTGATGTAAATGCAAATTAAATGTACTTCCAGTTATTTCTACACATATACCATAATGCATATATCTTGTGAATTccgaaattattgcaatgtttttatacccccgctttaaaaaagggagggtatactgttttacctctgtctgtcagtccgtccgtccgtccatcagtccgtccgtcagtcagtcagtcagtccatccgtcccatgaaactttcgtcacatttttctcaggaactacacatccaccctttctgtaatttggtatcaacatttatatatgtcagtcacaccgtgtgatgcgttttcagattcatcacttgacaacttcctgtttaccgaacacttgtctgattttacacatgatagccaagttgaaaattttcgtcacatttttctcaggaactacaatacaaggatttctgaaatttggtttcaggatttatattaatcagctatactgtgtgatgcgttttaagattcatcactcgacaacttcctgtttaccgaacacttgtatgattttacacatgatagccaagttgaaaattttcgtcacatttttctcaggaactacaatacaaggatttctgaaatttggtttcaggatttatataagtcagctataccgtgtgatgcgttttcagattcatcactcgactacttcctgtttaccgaacacttgtatgattttacacatgataaccaagttaaaaattttcgtcacatttgtctcaggaactacaatacaaggatttctgaaatttggtttcaggatttttataagtcagctataccgtgtgatgcgttttcagattcatcactcgacaacttcctgtttaccgaacacttgcatatttttacactattaatattatccacttgcggcgggggtatcatcagtgagaagtagctcgcagtttcacttgtttttaatGCAAATAATGTCACAGACATGACAGTGTGAGTATCTGTATAATTAATAttaacttgcatttcaatatctGATGCATATATCAGCATGATCAGTAGGCAGATTTCCTTGATATCACAGTAAATATTCATGCATTTTTGTCAACTCCTAAAAATCCTTGGAAAAAATATAAgtagaaaataattaaaacagaACAAGCACCATACTCATAGCAATGATGAATCAATTCTTACTGTAATCCTTAAGAAACAATTGATACTAGCAGAGACTTATATTTACAGGGTGATGGAACGGGTATTTGTAGTATATATGGTGGAATTGCCTTTTCTGATGAAAACTTTAAAATGAAGCATGTTGGACCTGGTATTTTATCTATGGTTAGTATGGTTCAAAAGTAGTCAGTTTTTACTCTATGGGTTGCCAGGTATTAATGTAGAAAAGGACTTATTGACAATTtgaaagttttctttttatatatatatatatatatatatatatatatatagattcatcttgatttatacaatttaagcgaacgctggaacaattttaaaatttccaaacacaccgcaaagactacagaaatatgcatatatatatataaatcaaacagGAATGGAGACAAATTTGGGACTTGAGTATTAAAAAagataaatctatttttttttacaaaatgctgaattgaatgttgaatatttgtGCTTACTAAACCAATcatatttaagtttaaaatactGGTACTTTCTTTGCATACATGATACACAATAAATAAGATCAAATAAGTTTGCCAAAATAGAGACAATTTCACTAAgatgttaaagaaaaaatatagagTACAAATCTTCCCAAAGTTGATTTACATATGTTATACAAAGTGCATTTTGATACACCATTTTGTACACTAGTACTACttgcaaaaataaaatgtttggttAGTATCTATGTATTTTTGTTCGCTGGAGTTTCTCTGGAGTTTAAGAAGCTCCATCTTGCAATTAATGTTTTCATATGTACAATTTATATTGGTCACATTAGTAACTCTAATTGAAAATATGCAAAAAGAATTGTATATGACTCAAGCAAGTCATAGAAACTTTATTGGCAATGATCTTTTTGAAACCTTCATTTACATGCAGGTATAAAACACTTGACATAATTGATTgctcttttttatacaaataagtagatgtggtttgatttccaatgagacaactctccaccagagaccaaatgacttaaAATAAGGTCACTGTAAATGTCTTCATCAATGAGGAAATCCTAGACAGCATAGCGAGCTATAAATAGCTACGAAAAAATGTattcaaaacaagaaaactaagacccaataaatgcacaaaacaataaaagaaaaaaacaaatatgatatacatcaACAAATAACAACTGATTATAGCAGGCtcatgactttggacaggcacatgcaGAAGGTGGCAAGTTAAACATCTTGAGGACGCTGAACTCTTCCCTTACCTGAGACAGTGATACaacaacacaagaacaaactattaaaatcagtCAAAAAGGCTTAATCATCATATCAATACAAAGCACTAACTCACAATCTACTGAAGCTAATTCAATGCAAATATTACAGGTAACCTATAAAAAAACtcctatattatatatattatctaaGACTTAAATCAAAATCAGCACaccttttaaggtggtacccaacaccttgactaaaatttatttggctcgtttaattttcataaaattttgacaaattatttactttgaccctttgacaaaaatataaaaatttaaaaaaattgaaccaaccaatttatcagaaaaaatacactggttatatagcagttgacaaacactaattttgatcattgagaagcttaatattcccttaacaatacaatgtaattaaaacgtttagctgagtattcagagttatctccctgtagtgttaggtaccaccttaagaataattgaaatcaaggtATTGTAAATTGAACTATTATAAGTATTATGGTATTTCTAAAACTAAAACTCTACATATTTTATAATGACtgcaaatatattaaaattttgggATTTATTTCAGGCCAATAGTGGAAAAGACAGTAATGGTTGTCAGTTTTTCATCACATCAACAAAATGTGACTTTTTAGATG
It contains:
- the LOC139501466 gene encoding peptidyl-prolyl cis-trans isomerase H-like translates to MSYSEKPNNTNNPVVFFDISIGNTEQGRLKIELFADVVPKSAENFRQFCTGEYKKDGIPMGYKGCTFHRVIKDFMVQGGDFVNGDGTGICSIYGGIAFSDENFKMKHVGPGILSMANSGKDSNGCQFFITSTKCDFLDGKHVVFGKVVDGLLILRKIENVPTGPNNKPKIAVVITQCGEM